A section of the Papio anubis isolate 15944 chromosome 4, Panubis1.0, whole genome shotgun sequence genome encodes:
- the AGPAT3 gene encoding LOW QUALITY PROTEIN: 1-acyl-sn-glycerol-3-phosphate acyltransferase gamma (The sequence of the model RefSeq protein was modified relative to this genomic sequence to represent the inferred CDS: inserted 2 bases in 1 codon) produces the protein MLLEWWSCTECTCSWDRPQWASXGKEHAVIILNHNFRSEKTSLCGVDHCPSFSSLQSSKVLAKKELLYVPLIGWTWYFLEIVFCKRKWEEDRDTVIEGLKRLSDYPEYMWFLLYCEGTRFTETKHRVSMEVAAAKGLPVLKYHLLPRTKGFTTAVKCLRGTVAAVYDVTLNFRGNKNPSLLGILYGKKYEADMCVRRFPLEEIPLDEKEAAQWLHKLYQEKDALQEMYNQKGVFPGEQFKPARRPWTLLNFLSWATILLSPLFSFVLGVFASGSPLLILTFLGFVGAASFGVRRLIGVTEIEKGSSYGNQEFKKKE, from the exons ATGCTGCTGGAGTGGTGGTCCTGCACGGAGTGCACATGTTCCTGGGACAGGCCACAGTGGGCTTC GGGGAAGGAGCATGCGGTCATCATCCTCAACCACAACTTCAGATCAGAGAAAACTTCCCTCTGTGGAGTGGACCAT tgcccctccttctcctccctccagaGCTCCAAGGTCCTCGCTAAGAAGGAGCTGCTCTACGTGCCCCTCATCGGCTGGACGTGGTACTTTCTGGAGATCGTGTTCTGCAAGCGGAAGTGGGAGGAGGACCGGGACACAGTCATCGAAGGGCTGAAGCGCCTGTCCGACTACCCTGAGTACATGTGG TTTCTCCTGTACTGCGAGGGGACGCGCTTCACAGAGACCAAGCACCGTGTCAGCATGGAGGTGGCGGCTGCTAAGGGGCTTCCCGTCCTCAAGTACCACCTGCTGCCGCGGACGAAGGGCTTCACCACCGCGGTCAAGTGCCTCCGGGGGACAG TCGCAGCTGTCTATGACGTAACCCTGAACTTCAGAGGAAACAAGAACCCGTCCCTGCTGGGGATCCTCTACGGGAAGAAGTACGAGGCGGACATGTGCGTGAG GAGATTTCCTCTGGAAGAGATCCCGCTGGATGAAAAGGAGGCAGCTCAGTGGCTTCATAAACTGTACCAGGAGAAG GACGCGCTCCAGGAGATGTACAATCAGAAGGGTGTGTTTCCAGGGGAGCAGTTCAAGCCTGCCCGGAGGCCGTGGACCCTCCTGAACTTCCTGTCCTGGgccaccattctcctgtctccccTCTTCAGTTTCGTCTTGGGTGTCTTTGCCAGCGGATCACCTCTCCTCATCCTGACGTTCTTAGGGTTTGTGGGAGCAG CTTCCTTTGGAGTTCGCAGACTGATAGGAGTAACTGAGATAGAAAAAGGCTCCAGCTACGGAAACCAAGAgtttaagaaaaaggaataa